One Mugil cephalus isolate CIBA_MC_2020 chromosome 10, CIBA_Mcephalus_1.1, whole genome shotgun sequence genomic window carries:
- the LOC125014829 gene encoding uncharacterized protein LOC125014829 isoform X2, translating to MLEGKKSRGSRHRSKASKTSSSIDPPGSAARKTPPDDSHGVSSAPRFSLLPERCTASPAPGPLASPLIGGLPGSSLLIGQQAAFLQLAQLKAHLALAQINNSFAVGGRATSLTANSKAPASYLSATPPSPTAAAINLLNVLKVANTMSHHLYNPYATGNQSSTQGQYGLSSSVQAERDPRSGSHLGSGSSFSSSGASSVTPVNSRGTAPSLLMPVNYRPFQNTTMIDKDIERSVEMHISRAREQVSDQSVGQGSRFTGTQRDKFQASSTGAMTYPMSSASQDHRPSDVETGRSSLNWLPNYSKAPEVDSSKFLSSSGSSSYPSSGDGRFNVSGGRGRNMESIPGLGDYNYPVPDKPAAPAESSRPKYTSESAASILLHFGLEKDDLEHLIAYPEDQITPDNLPFILRQIRIQKDKKTTGVAQSTYPEPKPTSSVRGMDRLGGSISAGMSQDKISSTILQPSKVIDYGHTGKYTGAVGEESGSGQRLRMDTYDSSGRSRKPPQKSMTEVTSRDQGASLASINSLYSSMQSSLTPPSSLSSTQLNQASQANLNTFKKDTDIRRHVSEVSKPVPLTTVTIEPQSSRQQMSTSNQSTKTQPTCTLFRGVHPGRPGLVLIGNNVTSRPEGQTNTKGQKPNVGGQMNEQATRQKIQQQQPVKQVQQQQAQKLPQHWTQQQQVHNQPVPPMGQPLNPAGFSAAKTVPPPPFIHGTSRPIPPAVFMPGDLRQTANPPPPAQPLPPLMNLLQMIPPPSNKEGPAQVVVSKGLPTAAMIHDYAAATPRVFPHTCCLCKKECTHVKDWISHQNTSLHLTNCRLLRSRYPDWDGEVLPLPSAPGKDAKPSPSTSAQTSQRRHQKTRHNSRSRSRSRSYSPHHRHDSEGRRDKRRSRPRSPHSSRHARRSRSRSWSPLYDRPTSSRYRSRSRSYERRLSPRRSREQRSPPRRSDEKRFSPRRSRERRDKKTTPQRKKSSSAERLAKKLLETSAVHSLSKDTDLEAVVKTLAPALLAELAKMKSPSSASVASTSCKTKSATKSNKSKPSQQKSDNQVSSANVVKLEKIYSNLSHKDVLTATEQFGKIKSVVLLRSKFEALVHFESEEDAKKLKTLKSFYIKEKLVFVATEEDSKLLPTSSAKELKKPPLKSAKSSVSTPKTTKPTSTGKAASSLSPGAKKNTTGKLVTKAKVLVSKAKNGSTKQITKTVKKDNVAAKGEPNTSKISEQQPDAGGPKQKQTAKVVKSQSLAQKNKDTDEKVLVSQAETTSTTPKPQVETSSAAGISQENSGNISPSKPTTITLPEIETLMPKAEVQESVVVPEVTTKAEPLDLEETGVTEPMEVESLAECKTENVTETKISPNKSNESPPTSCTVGTKPDTPSSEPPADHQKPESSVEAPEQNQPNAMPDPETKAQGLDTKTKALQMQDEGKMTEATLEAKAPESTQKDPAAKEVDSVTTEVAATAKTDLDSTMSPSNAATALTVGERIETLLCPSKIPCLTKQKIPFQRLVKLDFRVLLISNLPEYQDGCYTKEDVANVLIPFGFQYTDESIYVIPQARMAFALMPRVKQVQNIMRVSSGGNLVLNGSKLRMEVVKVDIPMTSFEFYTTLMILMRCKTMDTGARTIYIKNISHSEVRDLRETLRKIDSVRNFLPLLDEVFIEFDSIRDADRLGVWFSLLKKGFSFKVYRQKIPHSAIIALSPRLPANAFPDSSKDVVAGATIPATTFVVPKGSNAPFWVTMTTNPFVFPTMSPWFIIPEFLTISKEEDVESVGPRGSALSTIMLTGLPDNSYNHEDVAQLVWPYLPSQDLQSLYYNVTVLPLQRRAFVYFSSWDACCRFVRDHIKNPLCVTDSNIHVHVVLEDMNPGSSEETMYRSLMKWSNAHVPDLESLEERLLVVEISETTMDLVMLVMDVVASIASFVSFLPLANRICIEMAESSGVTQVVERIPSMHLSLHEVWSKVRLIEPLKSLKQRVQDSSGITINLGTDTVVINANPPTHETEPHPPPSDNKPAPPAGSTIPESVTTDSSDVEMTENDEKPETEISTDTNIVPTASKDVEKEEVKEPESPTTSPTASSSAPSSTALVQPEESVAELPHIDSDLAKAITAAVRQHRLAREIAAQNENRESPNKNDTSSRNVRDENTLQDKDQNDFGGEVSSDTLFDEQNFNLEDFVTVDEIGDDVEDTALDHRSSSASKQSSRGKQKRQSSDVSSASRQTSTRSSKDSKSSASTASSSTKPDKASVRSSSASLSPKRQKVSSEPIKSHTKSSPSASASESSASSSTRSTPTSPSKTVSPARASHPSSSPSSGGRTRSSKAASAAAVETPVESGQSSREGSKSRESAGEKSDSKVSSQEAAAEIVESETKIETEIHSPAQEPKSELLSRTQSLEIDSKDQTHKELNKSETEDTEKQTGEKESENDQTLDFPNDKMNKPVNEERTQDSNTKPESPGHGEGHQVLDTVEGKVCSEKGSEMEMDASFQVIDSFSEDQTATVQEDGHRAEGHGSSVKPEEVTIQVVDSSDKFAAEDASELDTDREQTPRTRGQKDGELLSEESCKQDSGPVPTDEDKDSKTNNAPEQESFEILDSIDDQTETEDEKPEAPGDQVQREDVKPVEEEEEEAYEVIDSLEDQPTTAEMKSEADNKETRTRKGNATGKRTERATRRSGPTTRTSKNEEKAKSPRKLDRTVKEYETRTRSGSTRKDRKSDENTEEMIYEIVDSVEDELVRGGEKAARGNKEVKKRSEEAAYEILDSVEDKSTDEPAVSRFTRGRRERAAKKDSSTEKTKQERTAPRRRHTPARDSQERTSEKTQKMEATLKESTPTKKSDTAFRILDSVEDGVVEVDQPTAPEKGRRRRAKKGLKTTKNQTAVLKKEETPDEGANEEEEDMYQVLDSVEDETVDDQPPTKKSKSGRTSTSRKTKTGRNSTQEEEEEEEPLYQIVDSVEDDQVQDETDASDEKKEDVHQTKATEAEDTSTHMFKEDGLHQSSSGHVEEEDKPTPEPQSDDATTGEKEEEAPQSSLVNLDEVSEEEEDYPDDTAEEEELKRRQATANEREERRSRERRSRSSSRGEGGVRKAKERRQEKEEDPQELVTLDEVGGDEADQDGASEAQDWDTAIPEGELQSLVTLDEVGEEEEEQEEEEEEEEQTLNQENQAEETFNPETSVTVDEAAEEEKEEKEEDKQETERTSRSTKRKHDDAAEESMNFVTVDEVKEEEQEEQEEEEVVTSTRSQGQAKRRTRQTPVRKSTRANDEREEEEEQEARPRSDSSSALDPDSSGPSAQNQRTEEEASSPSNRDVKGLSKQRRDVIGPEVKRSRSGSPCVAADFKLPPFPPHTPLGENPPQ from the exons CTTTTCGTTGCTCCCGGAACGTTGTACCGCTTCTCCGGCTCCAGGGCCCTTAGCGAGCCCCCTGATTGGAGGGCTCCCAGGGAGCTCGCTGCTGATTGGACAGCAGGCTGCATTCTTGCAGCTGGCTCAGCTGAAAGCCCACCTCGCATTGGCGCAAATAAACAACTCTTTCGCTGTTGGCGGTCGAGCTACAAGCTTGACAGCAAACTCCAAAGCACCTGCATCATATTTGTCAGCGACGCCCCCCTCCCCGACTGCTGCAGCGATCAATCTCCTAAACGTTCTGAAGGTCGCCAACACCATGTCCCATCATCTGTATAACCCCTATGCGACAGGGAATCAGAGTTCAACCCAGGGACAGTATGGACTCTCCTCCAGTGTTCAGGCAGAAAGGGACCCAAGGAGTGGATCTCATCTGGGATCTGGGTCCAGCTTCAGCTCTTCTGGAGCTTCTTCTGTGACTCCTGTCAACTCCAGGGGAACAGCGCCCTCACTCCTTATGCCAGTAAACTACAGGCCTTTCCAGAATACGACCATGATTGACAAGGACATAGAGAGGTCTGTAGAGATGCATATTAGCAGAGCAAGGGAGCAAGTGAGTGATCAGTCTGTTGGTCAGGGCTCTCGCTTCACCGGTACTCAAAGAGATAAGTTTCAAGCTTCAAGCACGGGGGCGATGACCTATCCGATGTCCTCAGCTTCCCAAGATCACAGACCCTCTGACGTTGAAACTGGCAGAAGCTCCTTGAACTGGTTGCCTAACTACAGCAAAGCACCTGAGGTTGATTCGTCCAAATTCCTTTCATCATCTGGTTCATCTAGCTATCCGAGCAGTGGTGACGGTAGGTTTAATGTCTCGGGTGGAAGAGGACGCAACATGGAAAGCATCCCTGGTTTAGGTGATTATAATTATCCAGTGCCAGACAAACCTGCGGCTCCTGCTGAATCAAGTCGGCCCAAGTACACCTCCGAGTCGGCTGCCAGCATTCTGCTGCACTTTGGACTTGAAAAAGACGATTTGGAACATCTCATCGCCTACCCTGAGGACCAGATCACCCCGGACAACCTGCCTTTCATTTTGCGCCAAATCCGCATACAGAAGGATAAGAAAACTACAGGTGTGGCTCAGTCAACCTACCCTGAACCCAAACCAACCTCAAGCGTGAGAGGAATGGACAGATTGGGTGGTTCCATAAGTGCAGGGATGTCCCAGGACAAAATATCATCGACGATACTCCAGCCAAGTAAAGTGATTGACTATGGACATACTGGCAAATACACTGGAGCCGTTGGGGAAGAGAGTGGGAGCGGCCAAAGGTTGCGGATGGACACTTACGATAGCAGTGGTCGCAGCCGGAAACCACCTCAAAAGAGCATGACAGAAGTGACTTCACGTGACCAGGGTGCCTCTCTTGCCAGTATCAACTCTCTGTACAGTTCAATGCAGAGCTCCTTGACTCCTCCTAGCAGTCTTTCATCTACCCAACTGAACCAGGCTTCTCAAGCAAACCTCAATACTTTCAAGAAAGACACGGACATAAGACGTCATGTGTCTGAAGTCTCCAAACCAGTTCCTTTGACCACAGTCACAATTGAGCCACAGTCAAGTCGCCAGCAGATGTCGACATCAAATCAGTCAACAAAAACCCAACCGACCTGCACTCTGTTTCGTGGCGTTCATCCCGGGCGCCCCGGCCTTGTGCTCATTGGCAACAATGTGACCAGTCGCCCTGAGGGTCAGACTAATACCAAAGGGCAAAAGCCAAATGTTGGTGGGCAGATGAACGAACAGGCGACTCGGCAGAAGATTCAGCAGCAACAACCAGTGAAGCAggtgcagcagcaacaagctcagAAGCTGCCTCAACATtggacacaacagcagcaggttcaCAATCAGCCAGTGCCTCCGATGGGGCAACCTCTAAATCCTGCAGGCTTTTCTGCTGCAAAGACcgttcctccacctcccttcATCCACGGCACCTCGCGTCCCATTCCACCTGCCGTGTTTATGCCCGGTGATCTTCGCCAAACTGCTAATCCTCCACCTCCCGCTCAGCCACTTCCACCCCTCATGAACTTACTTCAGATGATCCCGCCACCGTCCAACAAGGAGGGCCCAGCACAAGTGGTAGTCTCCAAGGGTCTTCCAACGGCGGCCATGATACATGACTATGCTGCGGCCACACCGAGAGTCTTTCCACATACCTGTTGTCTGTGTAAGAAAGAATGTACTCATGTGAAG GATTGGATCTCCCACCAGAATACCAGCCTTCACCTTACGAACTGCAGGCTCCTTCGTAGTCG ATACCCTGATTGGGATGGCGAAGTCCTTCCTTTGCCAAG TGCTCCAGGTAAAGATGCCAAGCCTTCACCATCAACGTCTGCCCAGACTTCCCAGCGACGTCACCAGAAAACCAGACACAACAGTCGTTCCCGTTCCCGTTCCCGTTCCTACAGCCCCCACCACCGCCACGACTCGGAGGGTAGAAGGGACAAGCGCCGGAGTCGACCTCGATCACCACACAGCTCCAGACACGCTCGCAg GTCCCGGTCTCGCTCTTGGTCTCCACTTTATGACCGCCCTACCTCATCCCGTTACCGATCACGTTCACGGAGCTATGAGAGAAGATTGTCTCCGAGGAGGAGCCGCGAGCAACGATCGCCGCCAAGGAGGAGTGACGAGAAACGCTTCTCACCGAGGAGGAGCCGCGAGCGACGAGACAAGAAGACAACTCCTCAACGGAAGAAGTCCAGCAGCGCAGAGAGGCTAGCTAAGAAACTTCTGGAAACATCAG CTGTCCACTCTTTGTCTAAAGACACTGACCTGGAAGCCGTGGTTAAAACTCTGGCTCCTGCCTTACTGGCTGAGTTAGCCAAGATGAAGTCACCTTCGTCAGCCTCTGTCGCCTCCACCTCCTGTAAAACAAAATCAGCTACGaagtcaaataaatcaaagcctAGCCAACAGAAGAGTGAC aatCAAGTTTCATCTGCAAACGTGGTGAAGCTGGAAAAGATTTACAGTAATCTGTCTCACAAGGACGTGTTAACTGCTACGGAGCAATTTGGAAAAATCAAGTCAGTTGTGTTGTTGAGGTCCAAGTTTGAG GCACTTGTGCATTTTGAGAGCGAGGAAGACGCTAAGAAATTAAAGACCCTCAAGAGCTTTTACATCAAAGAAAAACTGGTTTTTGTTGCCACGGAAGAG gaTTCTAAGCTTCTCCCGACTTCTTCTGCAAAGGAACTGAAGAAGCCTCCGCT AAAATCTGCCAAGTCTAGCGTCTCCACACCTAAAACCACAAAACCCACTTCTACTGGAAAGGCTGCTTCGTCTTTATCCCCTggagccaaaaaaaacacaactggtaAACTCGTCACTAAAGCAAAAGTCTTGGTTTCCAAAGCAAAAAATGGTTCAACCAAGCAGATAACCAAGACTGTGAAAAAAGACAATGTGGCTGCAAAAGGAGAGCCCAACACTTCTAAGATTTCAGAACAGCAGCCTGATGCTGGTGGTCCCAAACAAAAGCAGACAGCAAAGGTTGTCAAATCACAGAGCCTagctcaaaaaaataaagacaccgACGAAAAGGTCTTGGTTTCCCAAGCAGAAACAACTTCCACTACACCCAAGCCTCAAGTGGAAACTTCCTCTGCAGCAGGAATATCTCAAGAAAACAGTGGAAATATTTCGCCGTCCAAACCTACGACAATAACGCTGCCTGAAATAGAGACTCTCATGCCCAAAGCAGAGGTTCAGGAATCTGTAGTGGTGCCCGAAGTCACCACCAAAGCTGAGCCGTTGGATCTTGAGGAAACAGGAGTTACAGAACCCATGGAAGTTGAAAGTTTAGCGGagtgtaaaacagaaaatgtgacgGAAACAAAGATCTCACCAAACAAATCCAATGAGAGTCCTCCAACAAGCTGTACGGTTGGGACCAAACCTGACACGCCTTCTTCTGAACCTCCTGCTGATCATCAAAAACCAGAATCCTCGGTCGAAGCTCCAGAACAGAACCAGCCAAACGCGATGCCAGATCCAGAGACCAAAGCACAAGGACTCGACACTAAGACAAAGGCTTTGCAGATGCAGGATGAAGGAAAAATGACCGAAGCAACTCTGGAGGCAAAAG CTCCTGAGTCGACCCAAAAGGATCCAGCAGCTAAAGAAGTCGACAGTGTGACGACTGAAGTAGCTGCGACGGCTAAAACTGATCTGGACTCAACCATGTCGCCTTCAAACGCTGCCACCGCTTTGACTGTTGGGGAGAGGATAGAAACACTTCTTTGTCCTTCAAAAATCC CTTGTCTCACGAAACAGAAGATACCATTCCAACGA CTTGTTAAGCTTGATTTTAGGGTGTTGTTAATAAGCAACCTACCAGAGTACCAGGATGGCTGCTACACCAAGGAGGATGTTGCCAATGTGCTTATCCCATTTGGATTTCAATATACAGACGAGAGCATCTACGTTATCCCTCAGGCACGCATG GCTTTTGCCCTCATGCCGCGTGTAAAGCAGGTCCAAAACATCATGAGAGTGTCATCAGGGGGCAACCTTGTTCTCAATGGGTCTAAGCTACGTATGGAAGTTGTGAAAGTCGACATTCCCATGACATCG tTTGAGTTTTATACAACTTTGATGATACTGATGCGTTGT AAGACGATGGATACAGGAGCAAGAACAATCTACATCAAGAACATCTCACATAGCGAAGTCAGAGATCTCAGGGAAACTCTGAGGAAAATCGATTCAGTCAGAAACTTCCTGCCTCTCCTCGATGAG gtgtttATTGAGTTTGATTCCATTCGTGACGCCGACCGCCTCGGTGTCTGGTTCAGCCTCCTGAAAAAAGGCTTCAGCTTCAAAGTCTACAGGCAGAAAATACCACACAGTGCAATTATAGCACTAT CTCCAAGGCTGCCAGCAAATGCTTTCCCAGACAGCAGCAAGGATGTTGTTGCAGGTGCAACCATCCCAGCAACAACGTTTGTTGTACCCAAGGGAAGCAATGCACCGTTCTGGGTCACAATGACGACTAACCCCTTTGTGTTTCCTACCATGTCTCCTTGGTTCATCATCCCAG AATTCCTGACAATCAGTAAAGAGGAGGATGTTGAG AGTGTCGGCCCTCGAGGTTCAGCTCTGTCCACCATCATGCTGACTGGTTTACCCGACAACAGCTACAACCACGAGGACGTGGCTCAGCTGGTGTGGCCTTACCTCCCCAGTCAGGATCTTCAGTCTCTGTACTACAACGTGACTGTGCTGCCGCTgcagaggagg GCCTTTGTGTATTTCAGCAGCTGGGATGCTTGCTGCCGTTTTGTCCGAGATCACATAAAAAACCCACTTTGTGTCACAGACAGCAACATCCATGTCCACGTGGTCTTAGAAGACATGAATCCTGGATCCAGTGAG GAGACCATGTACAGATCTTTGATGAAATGGAGCAATGCT CACGTTCCAGATCTGGAGTCTCTGGAGGAGCGGCTGCTGGTTGTGGAGATCTCTGAGACGACCATGGACCTCGTCATGTTGGTCATGGACGTGGTGGCATCCATTGCTTCTTTTGTCAGCTTCCTGCCACTCGCCAACAGG ATATGCATTGAGATGGCTGAATCCAGCGGCGTAACACAGGTGGTGGAGAGGATTCCCTCCATGCACTTGTCCTTGCATGAGGTTTG GAGTAAAGTCCGACTCATTGAGCC tttgaaGAGCCTCAAACAGCGCGTGCAAGACTCTAGTGGGATCACAATAAACCTTGGAACAGACACTGTAGTCATCAACGCCAACCCCccaacacatgaaacagagcctcatcctcctccttctgatAATAAACCAGCACCTCCTGCTGGATCCACCATCCCTGAGTCCGTCACAACAGATTCAAGTGACGTAGAAATGACAGAGAATGATGAGAAACCAGAAACGGAGATctcaacagacacaaacattgTTCCTACAGCAAGTAAAgatgtggagaaagaagaagtgaaggaACCGGAGTCACCAACAACTTCACCAACAGCTTCCAGCTCCGCTCCTTCGTCCACAGCCCTCGTCCAGCCGGAGGAAAGCGTTGCAGAGCTTCCTCACATTGACAGTGACCTTGCAAAAGCAATTACAGCGGCAGTTCGACAGCACAGACTCGCTCGAGAAATCGCTGCACAGAACGAGAACAGAGAG AGCCCCAACAAAAACGACACAAGTTCCAGAAATGTAAGAGACGAAAACACACTACAAGACAAG GATCAGAATGACTTCGGTGGTGAGGTTTCTTCCGATACATTATTTGATGAGCAAAATTTTAACCTGGAGGACTTTGTCACTGTTGATGAGATTGGCGATGACGTGGAAGACACAGCCCTCGACCACCGCAGCTCCTCCGCATCCAAGCAATCCTccagagggaaacaaaaaagacaaagctcAGATGTGTCGTCTGCTTCCAGACAAACCTCAACAAGGTCTTCTAAGGACTCCAAGAGCTCAGCCTCCACTGCATCCTCCTCAACAAAGCCAGATAAAGCCTCAGTGAGAAGCAGTTCAGCCTCTTTATcaccaaaaagacaaaaagtctCATCTGAGCCCATCAAATCCCACACCAAATCCTCACCCTCTGCTAGTGCCAGCGaaagctccgcctcctcttccACGCGGTCCACTCCCACCTCCCCGAGCAAGACGGTGTCTCCAGCCAGAGCATCCCATCCTTCATCCTCGCCTTCCTCAGGTGGGAGAACCCGCTCATCAAAGGCAGCATCAGCAGCTGCTGTTGAGACTCCAGTAGAAAGTGGTCAGTCAAGTAGAGAAGGATCAAAATCAAGAGAGAGCGCAGGGGAAAAGTCTGACTCCAAGGTGTCATCACAGGAGGCTGCTGCAGAAATTGTTGAGTCGGAGACAAAAATTGAAACCGAGATTCATTCGCCTGCACAAGAACCGAAGTCAGAGTTGTTGAGCCGAACCCAGAGTCTTGAGATTGATTCTAAggaccaaacacacaaagagttgaataaaagtgaaactgaagacactgaaaaacaaactgggGAGAAGGAGAGTGAAAATGACCAAACACTTGATTTCCCCaatgacaaaatgaataaaccaGTGAATGAAGAGAGGACCCAAGACAGCAACACCAAACCAGAGTCCCCTGGACATGGGGAAGGGCATCAGGTCTTAGACACTGTTGAAGGTAAAGTTTGCTCAGAAAAGGGCAGTGAAATGGAAATGGATGCATCTTTCCAAGTGATAGACAGTTTCAGTGAAGACCAGACGGCCACAGTTCAAGAGGACGGTCATCGGGCTGAAGGTCACGGTTCCTCAGTAAAACCTGAGGAAGTCACAATTCAAGTAGTTGACAGTTCTGATAAATTTGCAGCTGAAGATGCATCTGAGTTAGATACAGATAGAGAACAAACACCAAGGACCAGAGGACAAAAGGACGGAGAACTTCTTTCAGAAGAATCCTGCAAACAAGATTCTGGTCCAGTCCCAACTGATGAAGACAAAGACTCAAAGACGAACAATGCACCTGAACAAGAATCATTTGAGATATTGGATTCAATTGATGATCAGACTGAAACAGAAGATGAGAAACCTGAAGCTCCCGGTGACCAGGTACAGAGAGAAGACGTAAAACCcgtagaagaggaggaagaggaagcgtACGAGGTAATCGATTCTCTGGAAGATCAGCCAACAACTGCTGAAATGAAGTCAGAGGCTGACAACAaggaaacaagaacaagaaaaggCAATGCAACAGGTAAAAGAACCGAAAGAGCAACCAGGAGGAGTGGCCCAACGACCAGAACATCTAAAAACGAAGAGAAAGCGAAATCTCCTAGAAAACTGGACCGGACAGTTAAAGAATACGAGACTAGAACAAGGAGCGGCAGTACAAGAAAAGATCGGAAGAGTGACGAGAACACTGAGGAGATGATCTATGAGATCGTAGATTCTGTTGAAGATGAATTGGTTCGAGGTGGAGAAAAGGCTGCCAGAGGAAACAAAGAGGTTAAGAAGAGGTCTGAAGAGGCTGCGTACGAGAtcctggactctgtggaggacaAGTCCACAGATGAACCAGCCGTCTCCAGATTTACCAGAGGAAGACGGGAAAGAGCAGCTAAGAAAGATTCTTCCACTGAGAAAACCAAACAAGAACGAACAGCACCAAGGAGGCGGCACACCCCCGCCAGAGATTCACAAGAACGTACCAGCGAGAAAACCCAGAAGATGGAAGCAACTCTAAAAGAGAGTACACCAACGAAGAAGAGTGACACCGCCTTCAGAATATTAGACTCTGTGGAGGACGGCGTTGTTGAGGTTGATCAGCCCACGGCACCAGAAAAAGGACGACGGAGACGAGCGAAGAAAGGCctgaaaacaactaaaaaccAAACCGCCGTCCTGAAGAAGGAAGAAACGCCCGATGAAGGAGcgaatgaagaagaagaagacatgtaTCAGGTTCTTGATTCTGTTGAAGATGAGACGGTTGATGATCAGCCTCCAACGAAGAAGTCCAAGAGTGGAAGAACGTCAACctccagaaaaacaaagacgggGAGAAACTCgacccaggaggaggaggaggaggaggagcctctGTATCAGATCGTAGATTCTGTGGAAGACGATCAAGTTCAAGACGAGACGGACGCGTCGGACGAAAAGAAGGAGGACGTCCATCAGACAAAAGCCACAGAGGCTGAGGACACGTCCACCCACATGTTTAAGGAGGACGGTCTTCATCAGTCTTCATCTGGACATGTAGAAGAGGAGGACAAACCAACACCTGAGCCACAAAGTGATGACGCAACGacaggagagaaggaggaggaggcgccaCAGagctccttagtgaacctggacgAAgtgagcgaggaggaggaggactatCCCGACGACACGGCCGAGGAGGAAGAACTGAAGAGGAGGCAAGCTACCGCCAACGaacgggaggagaggaggtccAGGGAGCGGAGGAgtcggagcagcagcagaggagaaggaggagtgagGAAGGCTaaggagaggaggcaggagaaagaggaggaccCCCAGGAGCTGGTGACCCTGGATGAGGTGGGAGGAGATGAGGCTGATCAGGACGGAGCGTCGGAGGCTCAAGACTGGGACACAGCGATTCCAGAGGGAGAACTGCAGTCACTGGTAACTCTGGATGAGgtcggggaggaggaggaggagcaggaggaggaggaggaggaggaggagcaaacACTCAACCAGGAGAACCAGGCAGAGGAGACCTTCAACCCAGAG aCGTCGGTGACTGTAGATGAagcagctgaggaggagaaggaggagaaggaggaggataaacaggaaacagagagaaCGTCCAGATCCACTAAACGCAAACATGACGACGCCGCAG AGGAGAGTATGAACTTTGTGACGGTGGatgaggtgaaggaggaggagcaggaggagcaggaggaggaggaggtggtgaccAGCACCAGGAGCCAAGGTCAAGCCAAGAGGAGAACCCGACAGACTCCTG TGAGAAAATCCACCAGAGCAAACgatgagagagaagaagaagaagaacaggaagcaCGACCTCGTTCTGATTCATCCTCCGCTCTGGACCCGGACTCGTCTGGACCCTCGGCTCAGAAccagaggacggaggaggaagcATCGAGTCCGTCCAACCGGGACGTTAAAG GTCTGAGTAAACAGAGGAGGGATGTGATTGGTCCTGAAGTGAAAAGGTCTCGTTCTGGTTCTCCTTGCGTCGCTGCTGACTTCAAACTGCCCCCGttccccccccacacccccctcGGTGAGAACCCCCCCCAGTAG